The Longimicrobium sp. genome has a window encoding:
- a CDS encoding DUF456 domain-containing protein translates to MPFALLALAQLAGLLLVPLGLPGTWLQVAAIGVFAYYTRWGGPGWTVFGIALLLAVIAEVVEFILGGRFARKYGGSRRAGWGAILGGLIGAFVGIPIPIIGSVIGAFIGAFVGAAVLEMTKNPEMRGAMRVGWGAFLGRLVAAAMKSAVSVLIGVIAVGAAVLR, encoded by the coding sequence ATGCCTTTCGCTCTTCTCGCGCTGGCGCAGCTCGCGGGGCTGCTGCTGGTGCCGCTCGGGCTGCCGGGCACCTGGCTGCAGGTGGCGGCCATCGGGGTGTTCGCGTACTACACGCGCTGGGGCGGCCCAGGGTGGACGGTGTTCGGCATCGCGCTGCTGCTGGCGGTCATCGCCGAGGTGGTGGAGTTCATCCTCGGCGGGCGCTTCGCGCGGAAGTACGGTGGCAGCCGGCGCGCGGGGTGGGGCGCCATCCTGGGCGGGCTGATCGGCGCGTTCGTCGGCATCCCCATCCCCATCATCGGCAGCGTGATCGGCGCGTTCATCGGCGCGTTCGTGGGCGCGGCGGTGCTGGAGATGACGAAGAATCCCGAGATGCGCGGCGCCATGCGCGTGGGGTGGGGCGCCTTCCTGGGCCGCCTGGTCGCCGCCGCGATGAAGTCCGCCGTCAGCGTGCTGATCGGCGTCATCGCCGTGGGCGCGGCAGTGCTGCGGTGA